In Methanofollis fontis, the following proteins share a genomic window:
- a CDS encoding aminotransferase class I/II-fold pyridoxal phosphate-dependent enzyme produces MRNIVSERARLIPPSGIRKYFDLCIGMQDVISLGVGEPDYATPWKICEAGIYSIEQGITSYTSNRGYAPLCEALSADLAHRYGLRYSPDAEIIITSGVSEAADIAIRAVVDPGDEVLVIDPGYVSYAPCVTLAGGVPVPLPCRADDRFKITAEGLAERVTERTKAVILNFPNNPTGGVMGRDDYREIADIIVDNDLVLISDEVYSELTYGGTHCSPGTMDDLRERTIVLNGFSKAYAMTGWRIGYLCAPKEICDAALKIHQYVMLCAPVMGQLAALAALREGEEDKDAMVREYRLRRNLFVEGLNRIGLTCHLPEGAFYAFPSVESTGLSDGEFAERLLVEQKVAVVPGSVFGEGGTGHLRCAYAVGREDLSVAIERMGAFIEGLDRR; encoded by the coding sequence ATGAGGAATATTGTCTCAGAACGGGCGCGGCTGATCCCCCCCTCCGGGATCAGGAAATATTTCGACCTCTGCATCGGCATGCAGGACGTCATCTCCCTGGGCGTCGGCGAACCCGACTATGCCACCCCCTGGAAGATCTGCGAGGCCGGGATCTACTCGATCGAGCAGGGGATCACCTCCTATACCTCGAACCGGGGCTACGCCCCGCTCTGCGAGGCGCTCTCCGCCGATCTTGCACACCGCTATGGGCTGCGCTATTCCCCGGACGCCGAGATTATCATCACCTCCGGCGTCTCCGAGGCCGCAGACATCGCCATCCGGGCGGTCGTTGACCCCGGCGATGAGGTGCTGGTCATCGACCCCGGCTACGTGAGCTACGCCCCCTGTGTCACGCTTGCCGGCGGTGTGCCGGTCCCCCTCCCCTGCCGCGCCGACGATCGATTCAAGATCACCGCCGAGGGGCTTGCCGAACGGGTGACCGAACGGACAAAGGCGGTGATCCTGAACTTCCCCAACAACCCCACCGGCGGGGTGATGGGGCGGGACGACTACCGGGAGATCGCCGACATCATCGTGGACAACGACCTGGTGCTCATCTCCGACGAGGTGTATTCGGAGCTTACCTATGGGGGAACGCACTGCTCCCCCGGGACAATGGACGACCTGCGCGAACGCACGATCGTGCTGAACGGTTTTTCCAAGGCCTACGCGATGACCGGGTGGCGTATCGGCTATCTCTGCGCCCCGAAAGAGATCTGCGACGCCGCACTGAAGATCCACCAGTACGTGATGCTCTGCGCCCCGGTGATGGGGCAGCTTGCCGCTCTCGCCGCCCTGCGCGAGGGCGAAGAGGACAAGGACGCCATGGTGCGGGAGTACCGCCTCCGCCGCAACCTCTTCGTCGAGGGGCTCAACCGCATCGGGCTCACCTGCCACCTGCCCGAGGGGGCGTTCTACGCCTTCCCCTCAGTCGAGTCCACCGGGCTCTCTGACGGCGAGTTCGCCGAGCGCCTCCTGGTGGAGCAGAAGGTCGCCGTCGTGCCGGGCAGCGTCTTCGGCGAGGGCGGAACGGGCCACCTCCGCTGCGCATATGCAGTCGGACGGGAGGATCTCTCGGTTGCGATCGAGCGTATGGGCGCCTTCATCGAGGGCCTGGACCGCCGATAA
- a CDS encoding ATP-dependent DNA helicase, whose translation MKVADLPIPESLKSAYADRGIAELYPPQAACVESGIFEGKNLLCAIPTASGKTIIAEMVMHRHVADGGKCLYIVPLKALATEKYDDFSGRGVRVGVATGDLDRRDAYLGRNDIIVATSEKVDSLLRNAAPWLGEVSLLVVDECHLIGSPDRGATLEMVIAKLLSKNPGMQVIALSATVGNPGALAGWLDAELVTSEWRPVDLREGVFFDGTIHFTDSEREVRRSSRYDDLNLVLDTVGEGGQCLVFVNSRRNAEAFAKRAAGGLKLSEEALDTAADAIERAATTDLGRTLALCVRKGAAFHHAGLSAAERRIVEDGFRKGSIRVISSTPTLAAGLNLPARRVVIRDYLRFGNGGMAPIPVGEYKQMAGRAGRPHLDPYGEAVLIAKGATACQDLYENYIDAPPEEITSQCNSENALRSHVLSLVATGFARTPAGVIEFMERTFYAWEHRGRRSTIHETIGRVIDWLAEREMITALGDRLEATEYGDLVSRLYIDPRSAEGIVDALERAPEFSGFGLLQAICETPDMLTLYLRKGDEEMIYRFLSEHEDELWTGAPYGTDELERFYSSVKTAMLLQNWSEEVTEEMICERFNVGPGDIHNKVETAVWLVHAASRLASLFKGEFKRPIEEDGIRIRHGIKKELLPLIRLKGIGRVRARRLFNAGIATPAAIREAGTARLAPILGEKTAASVLAQIGEGADERTVEEETSSRQFSLSAFGGEGDE comes from the coding sequence ATGAAGGTAGCTGACCTCCCCATCCCCGAATCCCTCAAATCCGCATATGCCGACCGCGGGATCGCAGAACTCTACCCCCCCCAGGCGGCGTGTGTGGAGAGCGGGATCTTCGAGGGGAAGAACCTGCTCTGCGCCATCCCCACGGCGAGCGGCAAGACGATCATCGCCGAGATGGTGATGCACCGCCATGTGGCCGACGGCGGGAAGTGCCTGTATATTGTCCCCCTCAAGGCCCTCGCCACCGAGAAGTACGACGATTTTTCCGGGCGGGGGGTGCGCGTCGGGGTGGCGACCGGCGACCTCGACCGCCGGGATGCCTACCTGGGGCGAAACGACATTATCGTCGCCACCTCGGAGAAGGTGGACTCCCTCCTGCGGAATGCCGCCCCCTGGCTCGGCGAGGTCAGCCTGCTCGTGGTGGACGAGTGCCACCTCATCGGTTCGCCGGACCGGGGTGCGACCCTGGAGATGGTGATCGCCAAACTCCTCTCAAAGAACCCGGGGATGCAGGTGATCGCCCTCTCGGCCACGGTCGGCAACCCCGGCGCCCTTGCCGGATGGCTGGACGCCGAACTGGTCACGAGCGAGTGGCGCCCGGTGGACCTCAGGGAGGGCGTCTTCTTCGACGGCACGATCCATTTCACGGACAGCGAACGCGAGGTGCGCCGCTCCTCCCGCTACGACGACCTGAACCTGGTGCTCGACACCGTGGGGGAGGGGGGGCAGTGCCTGGTCTTCGTGAATTCCCGGCGCAACGCCGAGGCGTTTGCAAAGCGGGCGGCTGGAGGGCTGAAACTCTCCGAAGAGGCCCTTGACACCGCCGCCGACGCCATAGAGCGGGCGGCCACCACCGACCTCGGGCGCACCCTGGCCCTCTGCGTGCGAAAAGGGGCGGCCTTCCACCATGCGGGGCTCTCGGCCGCCGAACGCCGTATCGTCGAGGACGGGTTCAGGAAGGGCTCGATCCGGGTGATCTCCTCCACCCCGACGCTTGCCGCCGGCCTGAACCTCCCGGCCCGCCGGGTGGTGATCCGCGACTATCTCCGTTTCGGGAACGGCGGCATGGCGCCGATACCGGTGGGGGAGTACAAGCAGATGGCCGGTCGGGCGGGCCGCCCCCACCTCGACCCCTACGGCGAGGCGGTGCTCATCGCCAAGGGGGCGACCGCCTGCCAGGACCTCTACGAGAACTATATCGATGCACCGCCCGAGGAGATCACCTCGCAGTGCAACTCCGAGAACGCCCTGCGCTCACATGTGCTCTCCCTGGTCGCCACCGGTTTTGCCCGCACCCCCGCCGGAGTGATCGAGTTCATGGAGCGGACCTTCTATGCCTGGGAGCACCGCGGCCGCCGCTCCACGATCCACGAGACGATCGGGCGGGTGATCGACTGGCTCGCCGAGCGCGAGATGATCACCGCCCTCGGCGATCGGCTTGAGGCGACCGAGTACGGCGACCTGGTCTCCAGGCTCTATATCGACCCCAGGAGTGCGGAGGGGATCGTCGACGCCCTCGAGCGGGCCCCCGAGTTCTCGGGGTTCGGACTCCTGCAGGCGATCTGCGAGACCCCGGACATGCTCACCCTCTACCTGCGCAAAGGGGACGAGGAGATGATCTACCGCTTCCTCTCGGAGCATGAGGACGAACTCTGGACCGGCGCGCCCTACGGCACCGACGAACTCGAGCGCTTCTACTCAAGCGTGAAGACGGCGATGCTCCTCCAGAACTGGTCGGAGGAGGTGACCGAGGAGATGATCTGCGAGCGCTTCAATGTCGGGCCCGGCGACATCCATAACAAGGTCGAGACGGCGGTCTGGCTGGTCCACGCCGCCTCGCGTCTGGCCTCCCTGTTCAAGGGGGAGTTCAAACGCCCGATCGAGGAGGACGGGATCCGGATCCGCCACGGCATCAAGAAGGAGCTCCTCCCCCTCATCAGGCTGAAGGGGATCGGACGGGTGCGGGCCCGCCGCCTCTTCAACGCCGGGATCGCCACCCCGGCGGCGATCCGGGAGGCGGGAACCGCCCGCCTCGCCCCGATCCTGGGCGAAAAAACGGCGGCATCGGTGCTCGCCCAGATCGGGGAGGGTGCGGACGAACGCACCGTCGAAGAGGAGACATCCAGCCGTCAGTTCTCTCTTTCCGCCTTCGGGGGTGAGGGGGATGAGTGA
- a CDS encoding tyrosine--tRNA ligase, translating into MDPYSLATRNTVEIVTDEELRALLQRPVRRVYAGYEPSGEIHLGHMVTVNKLIDLQQAGFEVTVLLADLHAFLNHKGTLEEVRETAEYNRRCFEALGLKQARYVMGTDLQLHPDYELLVLQLSQEVTVNRARRSMDEVGRNMDHPAVSQLVYPIMQMADIAMLGVDAAVGGIDQRKIHMLAREHLPGMGYPSPVCIHTPILNGLDGKKMSSSAGNLISVADSEDDIRRKMKKAFCPPEIEENPVLQVLQYHIVPRFERLVMHRPAKFGGDLEFASYAELEAAYAAGAVHPLDLKGMTADYLVEMLAGVHDAVA; encoded by the coding sequence ATGGATCCATACTCCCTTGCCACGCGCAATACCGTCGAGATTGTCACCGACGAGGAGCTGCGGGCCCTCCTCCAGCGGCCCGTCCGGCGGGTCTACGCCGGCTACGAGCCCTCCGGGGAGATCCATCTCGGCCACATGGTGACGGTAAACAAGCTGATCGACCTCCAGCAGGCCGGTTTCGAGGTGACCGTCCTCCTCGCCGACCTCCACGCCTTCTTAAACCACAAGGGCACCCTGGAGGAGGTGCGGGAGACCGCCGAATACAACCGCCGCTGCTTCGAGGCCCTCGGGCTGAAGCAGGCGCGCTATGTGATGGGCACTGACCTGCAGCTCCACCCCGACTACGAGCTCCTGGTGCTCCAGCTCTCCCAGGAGGTGACCGTGAACCGGGCGCGGCGTTCGATGGACGAGGTCGGGCGGAACATGGACCACCCTGCGGTCTCGCAGCTCGTCTACCCGATCATGCAGATGGCCGATATCGCCATGCTCGGCGTGGACGCCGCTGTCGGCGGGATCGACCAGCGCAAGATCCATATGCTCGCCAGGGAGCACCTCCCCGGCATGGGATACCCCTCGCCGGTCTGCATCCACACCCCCATCCTGAACGGCCTGGACGGCAAGAAGATGTCCTCCTCGGCCGGCAACCTCATCTCGGTCGCCGACAGCGAGGACGATATCAGGCGGAAGATGAAGAAGGCATTCTGCCCACCGGAGATCGAGGAGAACCCCGTGCTCCAGGTGCTCCAGTACCATATCGTCCCCCGCTTCGAGCGCCTGGTCATGCACCGGCCCGCAAAGTTCGGCGGCGACCTGGAGTTCGCCTCCTATGCCGAACTGGAGGCTGCCTATGCCGCCGGTGCGGTCCACCCCCTCGACCTGAAGGGAATGACCGCCGACTACCTGGTGGAGATGCTTGCCGGCGTCCACGACGCGGTGGCGTGA
- a CDS encoding KH domain-containing protein — protein MTQQEIRIGAQRIGALIGKAGATKRKLEEETGATITIDSEEGEVRIEGEDPVGVLRATDVVTAISRGFSPERAFRLLEDEDMVLDIIDLTDVDPSPKQQERLRGRIIGKGGKAREQIENMTGVEISVAGKTVAIIASPDHLKNARTAIEMLINGVPHEAVFSFLEKKRREERENILDYYY, from the coding sequence ATGACACAACAGGAGATCAGGATCGGTGCACAGCGGATTGGCGCCCTCATCGGAAAGGCTGGCGCCACAAAACGGAAACTGGAGGAGGAGACCGGGGCAACGATCACCATCGACAGCGAGGAGGGCGAGGTGCGGATCGAGGGCGAGGACCCGGTGGGCGTGCTCCGCGCCACCGACGTGGTCACCGCCATCAGCCGCGGCTTCTCACCAGAACGGGCCTTCCGCCTCCTCGAGGACGAGGACATGGTCCTCGACATCATCGACCTCACCGATGTCGACCCCTCCCCGAAGCAGCAGGAGCGCCTGCGCGGCCGGATCATCGGGAAGGGCGGAAAGGCCAGAGAGCAGATCGAGAACATGACCGGCGTCGAAATCTCGGTGGCCGGAAAGACGGTGGCGATCATCGCCAGCCCCGATCACCTGAAGAACGCCCGCACCGCCATCGAGATGCTGATCAACGGCGTCCCGCACGAGGCGGTCTTCTCGTTCCTGGAGAAGAAGCGGCGGGAGGAGCGGGAGAACATCCTGGACTACTATTATTAG
- a CDS encoding type II glyceraldehyde-3-phosphate dehydrogenase, translated as MIKVAINGYGTIGKRVADAVAAQPDMEVIGVSKTKPSAEAYVANRRGYPLYIAEMSKRQAFDDAGIEVAGDIADMIKHADVVVDATPGGIGAKNKKLYELYGVKAIWQGGEDHEVAGFSFCSSCNFTEAKNRQFVRVVSCNTTGLCRIIHALDERFGVGRVRATMVRRGSDPGEVKKGPVDAIVLNPVKVPSHHGPDVQTVLPEIDITTMAMIVPTTFMHMHALQMDLKSDATREEVLEIVERHPRMGLVRGGTGITSTAELKEYAQDLGRHRADLYENCIFADSIGLVGREIFLFQAIHQEADVVVENIDAIRAMMNGADEAAISIEMTNRALGFSAI; from the coding sequence CGGTCGCCGCACAGCCCGACATGGAGGTCATCGGGGTCTCCAAGACAAAACCGAGCGCCGAGGCCTATGTAGCGAACCGCCGCGGCTACCCCCTCTACATCGCCGAGATGAGCAAGCGGCAGGCCTTCGATGACGCCGGCATCGAGGTCGCCGGCGACATCGCCGACATGATCAAGCACGCCGACGTGGTGGTGGACGCCACCCCCGGCGGCATCGGGGCGAAGAACAAGAAACTCTATGAGCTCTACGGGGTCAAGGCGATCTGGCAGGGCGGCGAGGACCATGAGGTGGCGGGCTTCTCCTTCTGCTCCTCCTGCAACTTCACCGAGGCAAAGAACCGCCAGTTCGTCCGGGTGGTCTCCTGCAACACCACCGGCCTCTGCCGGATCATCCATGCCCTGGACGAGCGCTTCGGGGTCGGACGGGTGCGTGCCACGATGGTCCGCCGGGGATCCGACCCCGGCGAAGTGAAGAAGGGACCGGTGGACGCCATCGTCCTCAACCCGGTGAAGGTGCCGAGTCACCACGGCCCTGACGTCCAGACCGTTCTGCCGGAGATCGACATCACCACCATGGCGATGATCGTCCCGACCACCTTCATGCACATGCACGCCCTCCAGATGGACCTGAAGAGCGACGCCACCCGCGAGGAGGTGCTCGAGATCGTGGAGCGCCACCCGCGGATGGGTCTGGTGCGGGGCGGCACCGGCATCACCAGCACCGCCGAACTCAAGGAGTACGCCCAGGACCTCGGGCGCCACCGCGCCGACCTCTACGAGAACTGCATCTTCGCCGACTCCATCGGACTCGTGGGCAGGGAAATCTTCCTCTTCCAGGCGATCCACCAGGAGGCCGACGTGGTGGTGGAGAACATCGACGCCATCAGGGCGATGATGAACGGCGCCGACGAGGCGGCGATCTCCATCGAAATGACCAACAGAGCACTCGGTTTCTCCGCCATCTGA
- the cgi121 gene encoding KEOPS complex subunit Cgi121, whose product MSECRVLQAVIEIPSLPAFLSYVRRIGERNRTHIIFLDAGALAGRRHAEKAVRQAVRSWQEGRAIANSLEMEALLYAAGTRQCRVAAEIGLHEGENHCYVCLHPPSEEAEEALGPLLRWSTGDWEEIDDARRQRLMERYGITAEELDAAGGRILPLVLERVAMLDVNR is encoded by the coding sequence ATGAGTGAGTGCCGGGTCCTCCAGGCGGTTATCGAGATCCCCTCCCTCCCCGCCTTCCTCTCCTATGTCCGGCGGATCGGGGAGCGAAACAGGACGCACATCATCTTCCTCGACGCAGGAGCGCTGGCAGGACGGCGCCATGCCGAAAAAGCCGTCCGCCAAGCCGTCCGCTCCTGGCAGGAGGGGCGGGCGATCGCCAACTCCCTCGAGATGGAGGCCCTCCTCTATGCCGCCGGCACCCGCCAGTGCCGGGTGGCCGCCGAAATCGGGCTCCACGAGGGCGAGAACCATTGTTATGTCTGCCTCCACCCCCCCTCTGAGGAGGCGGAAGAAGCGCTCGGTCCCCTCCTCCGCTGGAGCACCGGGGACTGGGAGGAGATTGACGACGCCCGACGGCAGCGCCTGATGGAGCGCTACGGCATCACCGCCGAAGAGCTGGACGCCGCAGGCGGGCGAATCCTCCCCCTGGTCCTCGAACGCGTGGCCATGCTCGACGTGAACCGTTAG
- a CDS encoding DUF4405 domain-containing protein codes for MQKRQINAVVDLAMLVLFIIAAISSAVLLWLLPSGGGWGGGRAATALVDLDSVLGLTRSVWVDIHTIAGIIFIVLMLLHILLHIPYFRSIRRCLFPERNERCEVR; via the coding sequence ATGCAGAAACGGCAGATAAACGCCGTCGTCGACCTGGCGATGCTTGTCCTCTTCATTATCGCTGCCATCTCCTCGGCGGTCCTCCTCTGGCTCCTCCCCTCCGGTGGCGGATGGGGGGGCGGGCGAGCGGCAACGGCCCTCGTCGATCTCGACAGCGTGCTCGGCCTCACCCGGTCGGTCTGGGTAGACATCCACACCATCGCCGGCATCATCTTCATCGTGTTGATGCTCCTTCACATCCTGCTTCATATCCCCTATTTCCGGAGCATCAGGCGCTGTCTCTTCCCTGAGAGGAACGAACGGTGCGAGGTGAGGTGA
- a CDS encoding serine protein kinase RIO: protein MAGARDGREFDRRLEEMGVRIKDADSRKVRGEVFDEVTLLALYRLVHKKKLSAIGGSISTGKEANVFIAERDGQPAAVKIYRIRTANFKAMAEYILGDPRFASVRRTRKDIVFTWTKKEFSNLKRAHDAGVPVPEPYAFDRNILIMEFIGEGEAPAPQLRTADIPDPQATYREIIDHIARLYQEARLVHGDLSEFNILWQDKPYIIDMGQAVTRDHPNAGTFLIRDIRNINRFFSNLCDIEDEDGIMRSVTGGTVRKLSDREE from the coding sequence ATGGCCGGGGCGCGGGACGGAAGGGAGTTCGACCGGCGCCTGGAGGAGATGGGGGTCCGCATCAAGGACGCCGACTCCAGGAAGGTGCGCGGTGAGGTCTTCGACGAGGTGACCCTGCTCGCCCTCTACCGCCTCGTCCATAAGAAGAAACTCTCTGCAATCGGGGGCTCGATCTCCACCGGCAAGGAGGCGAACGTCTTCATCGCCGAACGGGACGGTCAACCCGCCGCCGTGAAGATCTACCGGATCAGGACGGCGAATTTCAAGGCGATGGCCGAATACATCCTGGGCGATCCCAGGTTTGCGTCGGTGCGGCGGACCAGGAAGGACATCGTCTTCACCTGGACCAAAAAGGAGTTTTCAAACCTGAAACGGGCGCACGACGCCGGCGTGCCGGTGCCTGAGCCCTATGCCTTCGACCGCAACATCCTGATCATGGAGTTCATCGGCGAGGGCGAGGCGCCGGCGCCGCAGCTCCGCACCGCCGATATCCCGGACCCACAGGCCACATACCGGGAGATCATCGACCATATCGCCCGTCTCTACCAGGAGGCGCGGCTGGTCCACGGCGACCTGAGTGAATTCAATATACTCTGGCAGGACAAACCCTATATCATCGATATGGGCCAGGCGGTCACCCGCGACCACCCCAATGCCGGCACCTTTCTGATCAGGGATATCAGGAATATCAACCGGTTTTTCTCAAACCTCTGCGATATCGAGGACGAGGACGGGATCATGCGGAGCGTGACCGGCGGAACAGTCCGAAAACTCTCAGATAGGGAGGAATGA
- a CDS encoding MogA/MoaB family molybdenum cofactor biosynthesis protein codes for MKTEHIRDISIGVAVITVSTTRTEETDTSGRTIREHLEGAGYPVRFYRIVKDDQVAIRAALICSLSDADAVILNGGTGLTSDDCTIEAVEPFYEKRIDGFGEIFRRLSYEEIGTSALLSRASAGVAGGRAIFCIPGSTGAVRLAMADIIIPELRHILSHARG; via the coding sequence ATGAAAACAGAGCACATCAGGGATATCAGCATCGGGGTGGCGGTGATCACCGTCTCCACGACGCGGACCGAGGAGACCGATACGAGCGGTCGAACGATCCGGGAGCACCTGGAGGGTGCCGGATATCCGGTGCGTTTCTACAGGATCGTGAAGGATGATCAGGTGGCGATCCGCGCTGCCCTGATCTGCTCCCTCTCCGACGCGGACGCGGTGATCCTGAACGGCGGCACCGGTCTCACCTCCGACGACTGCACCATCGAGGCGGTGGAACCCTTCTATGAAAAAAGGATCGACGGCTTCGGGGAGATCTTCAGGAGACTCTCGTACGAGGAGATCGGGACCTCGGCCCTCCTCTCCCGCGCCTCGGCAGGTGTGGCGGGCGGACGGGCGATCTTCTGCATACCGGGTTCGACCGGAGCGGTCCGCCTGGCCATGGCAGATATCATCATCCCCGAACTCCGACATATCCTCTCCCATGCCCGGGGGTGA
- a CDS encoding Lrp/AsnC family transcriptional regulator: MDEKDHLILHLLEENSRIPLEDLATMVEIDLDEAKARIKTLEESKIIRKYGAVVDWERAGDGDVTSIIALKVSPERDAGYDKIAERIARFAEVKTLRLVSGRYDFILLVKGRTMQEIARFVSEHIAPMDGIRETTTQFVLKTYKENGTPYDEREASERLPYSF, encoded by the coding sequence ATGGATGAAAAGGACCACTTGATCCTCCACCTCCTGGAGGAAAACAGCCGCATACCCCTCGAAGACCTCGCCACGATGGTCGAGATCGACCTCGACGAGGCGAAGGCGCGGATCAAAACCCTGGAAGAATCGAAGATCATCAGAAAATACGGCGCCGTCGTCGACTGGGAGCGCGCCGGGGACGGCGACGTCACCTCGATCATCGCCCTGAAGGTTTCCCCCGAGCGTGACGCCGGCTACGACAAGATCGCCGAGAGGATCGCCCGCTTCGCCGAGGTGAAGACTCTCCGACTGGTCTCTGGCCGCTACGACTTCATCCTGCTGGTGAAGGGAAGGACGATGCAGGAGATCGCCCGCTTCGTCTCCGAGCACATCGCGCCGATGGACGGGATCCGGGAGACCACCACCCAGTTCGTGCTGAAGACCTACAAGGAGAACGGCACGCCCTACGACGAGCGCGAGGCCTCTGAACGTCTCCCCTACTCATTCTGA
- a CDS encoding ORC1-type DNA replication protein, with amino-acid sequence MSDNENSSLGLFQKYLSNTRIFKNREVLRHSYRPQILPHRRPQIDSIASILAPALKSETPSNILIYGKTGTGKTACVRYVGSELEKVGAGMGTGCRVVHLNCEVIDTQYRVLAQIAKGLEDLDATPSDKARAHIPMTGWPTDQVYTELKNQLDATGGVLVIVLDEIDKLVKKSGDETLYNLTRINSDLKASKVSMIGISNDLRFTDFLDPRVLSSLSEEEIVFPPYNAPQLCDILTQRAQMAFVEGSLEEGVIPLCAAFAAQEHGDARRALDLLRVSGELADRENAERVGEKHVRMALDKIEADSMIECISTLPTQSKVVLYSMLLLEEMDKKIFTSGEVTRVYREVSKIVDIDPLTHRRITDLISELNMLGVINTRVVSKGRYGRTKEMWFDTNTKKIQDVLAKDPRLSEDRLAHVDLNRLRASFR; translated from the coding sequence ATGTCTGACAACGAAAATTCATCCCTCGGACTCTTCCAGAAGTACCTCTCGAACACCAGGATCTTCAAGAACCGGGAGGTCCTCCGTCACTCCTACCGTCCCCAGATCCTCCCCCATCGTCGTCCCCAGATTGACTCGATCGCATCGATCCTGGCACCGGCCCTCAAGAGCGAGACCCCGTCGAACATTCTCATCTACGGCAAGACCGGCACCGGCAAGACCGCATGTGTCCGCTATGTCGGATCAGAGCTCGAGAAGGTCGGTGCCGGGATGGGGACCGGGTGCCGGGTGGTCCACCTCAACTGTGAGGTGATCGACACCCAGTACCGGGTGCTCGCCCAGATCGCCAAGGGTCTCGAAGATCTCGATGCCACCCCCTCCGACAAGGCCCGCGCCCATATCCCGATGACCGGGTGGCCCACCGATCAGGTGTATACCGAACTCAAAAACCAGCTCGACGCCACCGGGGGAGTGCTTGTCATCGTGCTCGACGAGATCGACAAACTCGTCAAGAAGAGCGGGGACGAGACCCTCTACAACCTCACCAGGATCAACTCCGACCTCAAGGCCTCCAAGGTCTCGATGATCGGGATCTCAAACGACCTCCGGTTCACCGATTTTCTCGACCCCCGCGTGCTCTCCTCCCTCTCTGAAGAGGAGATCGTCTTCCCGCCCTACAACGCCCCGCAGCTCTGCGATATCCTGACCCAGCGCGCCCAGATGGCGTTCGTGGAGGGGAGTCTGGAGGAGGGGGTGATCCCGCTCTGCGCCGCCTTCGCCGCCCAGGAGCACGGCGACGCCCGCCGCGCCCTGGACCTGCTGCGGGTCTCCGGCGAACTCGCCGACCGCGAGAACGCCGAGCGCGTCGGGGAGAAGCACGTCAGGATGGCCCTCGACAAGATCGAGGCCGACTCGATGATCGAGTGCATCTCCACCCTGCCGACCCAGAGCAAGGTGGTGCTCTACTCGATGCTGCTCCTCGAGGAGATGGACAAGAAGATCTTCACCTCCGGTGAGGTGACCCGGGTCTACCGCGAAGTCTCCAAGATCGTGGACATCGACCCCCTCACGCACCGGCGGATCACCGACCTCATCTCCGAACTGAACATGCTCGGGGTGATCAACACCCGCGTCGTCTCCAAGGGGCGTTACGGAAGGACAAAAGAGATGTGGTTTGACACCAACACGAAGAAGATACAGGACGTACTCGCAAAGGACCCGCGGCTCTCCGAGGACCGGCTTGCCCATGTCGACCTCAACCGCCTGCGGGCCTCGTTCCGGTGA